One Peterkaempfera bronchialis DNA window includes the following coding sequences:
- the hpnE gene encoding hydroxysqualene dehydroxylase HpnE: protein MSSATQQDRATAVVIGGGLAGITAALRLAEAGLAVTLVEGRPRLGGLAFSFQRGDLTVDNGQHVFLRCCTAYRGLIDRLGAGGMVSVQRRLDVPVLDVSGADPGRMEGLRLGRLRRTALPVPLHLAGSLARYPHLGTAERLQVVRATLALYGLDPADPALDERSFGDWLRQQGQSRRTVEALWDLVGVATLNATADQVSLALAAMVFKTGLLSAPGASDIGWADVPLGVIHHDAALDALHRSGVRVLLRARAAALKSSAGGPEADAPGAGNVSSQGSNTHRPTAQGHDRHAVRVEGERLPAGGELLHADAVVLAVPQDAAAQLLPPDSLDGQDRLRRLGTAPILNVHAIYDRRVLRRPFFAGIGTPVQWVFDRTRHSGLAERDPHAQYLAVSQSAAQDEIDLPVAELRRRYLPELERLLPAARGARLRDFFVTRERTATFDPAPGSARLRPGARTRVPGLLLAGAWTATGWPATMEGAVRSGHTAADEALATLGARSADLAAAYAAGRWPR, encoded by the coding sequence ATGAGCAGCGCCACGCAGCAGGACCGGGCCACCGCGGTCGTCATCGGCGGCGGGCTGGCCGGTATCACCGCCGCCCTGCGGCTGGCCGAGGCCGGACTCGCCGTGACGCTGGTGGAGGGCCGCCCGCGCCTCGGCGGCCTGGCCTTCTCCTTCCAGCGGGGCGACCTCACCGTCGACAACGGCCAGCATGTCTTCCTGCGCTGCTGCACGGCCTACCGCGGGCTGATCGACCGGCTCGGCGCCGGCGGGATGGTCTCCGTGCAGCGGCGGCTCGATGTGCCCGTCCTGGACGTCTCCGGCGCCGACCCGGGCCGGATGGAGGGCCTTCGGCTCGGCCGGCTGCGCCGCACCGCGCTGCCCGTGCCGCTGCACCTGGCGGGCAGCCTGGCGCGCTATCCGCACCTGGGCACCGCCGAGCGGCTCCAGGTGGTCCGGGCGACCCTGGCGCTGTACGGCCTGGACCCGGCCGACCCGGCACTGGACGAGCGCTCCTTCGGCGACTGGCTGCGGCAGCAGGGCCAGTCGCGCCGCACCGTCGAGGCGCTCTGGGACCTGGTGGGCGTCGCCACCCTGAACGCCACCGCCGACCAGGTGTCGCTGGCCCTGGCCGCCATGGTCTTCAAGACCGGGCTGCTCTCCGCGCCCGGCGCCTCCGACATCGGCTGGGCCGACGTCCCCCTGGGCGTCATCCACCATGACGCGGCACTGGACGCGCTGCACCGCAGCGGCGTCCGGGTCCTGCTGCGGGCCAGGGCGGCGGCCCTGAAGTCATCCGCCGGCGGCCCGGAGGCGGACGCTCCGGGCGCGGGGAACGTGTCGTCCCAAGGTTCGAATACGCACCGCCCGACCGCACAGGGCCACGACCGGCACGCCGTCCGGGTGGAGGGCGAGCGGCTGCCCGCCGGGGGTGAGCTGCTGCACGCGGACGCCGTGGTGCTGGCCGTACCGCAGGACGCCGCCGCCCAGCTGCTCCCCCCGGACAGCCTCGACGGCCAGGACCGGTTGCGCCGACTCGGCACGGCGCCCATCCTCAACGTGCATGCCATCTACGACCGCCGGGTGCTGCGCAGGCCGTTCTTTGCCGGTATCGGCACACCCGTCCAGTGGGTGTTCGACCGGACCCGGCACTCCGGGCTCGCCGAGCGGGACCCGCACGCCCAGTACCTCGCGGTCTCCCAGTCCGCCGCCCAGGACGAGATCGACCTGCCGGTGGCCGAGCTGCGCCGCCGCTATCTGCCGGAGCTGGAGCGGCTGCTGCCGGCCGCGCGCGGCGCCCGGCTGCGGGACTTCTTCGTCACCCGTGAGCGCACCGCGACCTTCGACCCCGCGCCGGGCAGTGCCCGGCTGCGGCCCGGTGCCCGCACCCGGGTCCCGGGGCTGCTGCTGGCCGGTGCGTGGACCGCGACCGGGTGGCCCGCGACCATGGAGGGCGCCGTCCGCAGCGGGCACACCGCCGCCGACGAGGCGCTGGCCACGCTGGGCGCCCGGTCCGCCGACCTGGCGGCGGCCTATGCCGCGGGGAGGTGGCCGCGGTGA
- the hpnD gene encoding presqualene diphosphate synthase HpnD codes for MAAYRYCEAVTGMQARNFGYGIRLLPEPKRLAMSALYALARRVDDIGDGDLPPERKTELLGRTRALLDEVRAGEVQEDDTDPVKVALADAAVRFPVPVDAFDELIDGVEMDLRGVEYATFDELRAYCRCVAGSIGRLSLGVFGCTDPKLGAEYADTLGLALQLTNILRDLREDAGTGRTYLPAEDLARFGCEAGFGAAQPVAGADFTGLIAFQAARAQQYFEEGLLLLPMLDRRSRACAAAMAGIYHRLLRRIAAEPESVLRGRVSLPGWEKAYVALSGLAGGRS; via the coding sequence GCAACTTCGGCTACGGGATCCGGCTGCTTCCGGAGCCCAAGCGGCTCGCCATGTCCGCGCTCTACGCCCTCGCCCGCCGGGTCGACGACATCGGCGACGGCGACCTTCCGCCGGAGCGCAAGACGGAGCTGCTCGGCCGCACCCGGGCGCTGCTGGACGAGGTGCGGGCCGGCGAGGTGCAGGAGGACGACACCGACCCCGTCAAGGTCGCCCTGGCCGATGCCGCCGTGCGCTTCCCCGTGCCGGTGGACGCCTTCGACGAGCTGATCGACGGCGTGGAGATGGACCTGCGGGGCGTCGAGTACGCGACCTTCGACGAACTGCGCGCCTACTGCCGCTGCGTGGCCGGCTCCATCGGGCGCCTCTCACTCGGCGTCTTCGGCTGCACCGACCCCAAGCTGGGCGCCGAGTACGCCGACACCCTCGGCCTGGCCCTCCAGCTCACCAACATCCTGCGCGACCTGCGGGAGGACGCCGGCACCGGCCGCACCTACCTGCCCGCCGAGGACCTGGCGCGGTTCGGCTGCGAGGCCGGCTTCGGCGCCGCGCAGCCGGTCGCCGGTGCCGACTTCACCGGGCTGATCGCCTTCCAGGCGGCCCGCGCCCAGCAGTACTTCGAGGAGGGGCTGCTGCTGCTGCCGATGCTCGACCGCCGCAGTCGCGCATGCGCCGCCGCCATGGCGGGCATCTACCACCGGCTGCTGCGGCGCATCGCCGCAGAGCCCGAGTCGGTACTGCGCGGCAGGGTGTCGCTGCCCGGCTGGGAGAAGGCCTATGTGGCGCTGTCCGGACTGGCCGGAGGACGCTCTTGA